One stretch of Hevea brasiliensis isolate MT/VB/25A 57/8 chromosome 12, ASM3005281v1, whole genome shotgun sequence DNA includes these proteins:
- the LOC110667211 gene encoding protein DETOXIFICATION 27 isoform X1 encodes MESSNGDGDLSEALLPQGGVNKDDQKSTSELATKVWIETKKLWQIVGPAIFSRIASFSMNIITQAFAGHLGDVQLASISIANTVIVGFNFGLLLGMASALETLCGQAFGAKRYQVLGIYMQRSWIVLFLCCFLLLPVYVFASPILKWLGQPDDVAEETWVVAMWLLPLHFSFAFIFPLQRFLQSQLKNQVIAWVSLAALGINVFTSWLFVYALDFGVIGAAIALDVCWWFMVFALLWYVLYRCPLTWSGFSVEAFSGLWEFVKLSAASGVMLCLENWYYRILILMTGHLKNATLAVDALSICMTINGWEFMIPLAFLAATGVRVANELGAGNGKAAKFATQVSLVESTIIGFIICLIIVIFHNKFALIFTSSSDILEEVDKLSIFLAVTILLNSIQPVLSGVAVGSGWQAMVAYVNLGCYYVIGLPLGFLMGWVFKLSVKGIWGGMIFGGTAVQTVILAIITIYSDWDEEAEKARARLAKWSSPHPDDQPAEASK; translated from the exons atGGAGAGTAGCAATGGAGATGGTGATCTCAGTGAAGCTTTGTTACCACAAGGTGGAGTTAATAAAGATGATCAGAAAAGCACCAGCGAACTTGCAACAAAGGTCTGGATTGAAACCAAGAAGCTATGGCAAATCGTGGGACCAGCTATTTTCAGCAGGATAGCTTCCTTTTCCATGAATATCATCACCCAAGCCTTTGCAGGACATCTTGGAGACGTTCAGCTCGCTTCcatatccatagccaacactgtTATTGTCGGCTTCAATTTTGGACTCCTG CTAGGAATGGCGAGCGCTTTAGAAACGCTATGTGGACAAGCTTTTGGTGCAAAAAGATACCAGGTGTTGGGCATTTACATGCAAAGGTCATGGATTGTGCTATTCCTGTGCTGTTTTTTGCTTTTGCCAGTTTACGTGTTTGCCAGTCCAATCCTGAAATGGTTAGGCCAGCCTGATGATGTAGCAGAGGAGACATGGGTGGTGGCTATGTGGCTATTACCACTGCACTTCAGCTTTGCGTTTATATTCCCATTGCAAAGGTTCTTGCAGAGCCAGTTAAAGAATCAGGTGATCGCATGGGTTTCTTTGGCTGCCTTAGGGATCAATGTGTTCACGAGTTGGCTCTTTGTTTATGCGCTGGATTTTGGAGTTATTGGTGCTGCTATTGCTTTGGATGTGTGTTGGTGGTTTATGGTATTTGCGCTGCTTTGGTATGTTTTGTATAGGTGTCCTCTTACTTGGTCTGGTTTTTCAGTAGAAGCCTTTTCTGGGTTATGGGAATTTGTCAAACTCTCTGCTGCTTCTGGAGTCATGCTTTG TTTGGAGAATTGGTACTATAGAATACTAATATTGATGACTGGGCACTTGAAAAATGCAACACTAGCTGTGGATGCCTTGTCAATCTG CATGACTATTAATGGATGGGAGTTCATGATCCCTTTGGCCTTCCTTGCAGCTACAGG GGTGAGGGTGGCAAATGAGTTAGGAGCTGGGAATGGCAAAGCGGCCAAGTTTGCAACGCAGGTGTCCTTGGTGGAATCAACTATAATTGGTTTCATCATCTGTCTAATTATCGTGATATTCCACAACAAATTTGCACTAATATTCACATCAAGTAGTGATATTCTTGAAGAGGTGGACAAGCTCTCCATCTTCCTAGCAGTTACCATCCTCCTTAACAGTATCCAGCCAGTTCTATCAG GGGTGGCGGTGGGGTCAGGATGGCAAGCAATGGTTGCTTATGTAAACCTTGGATGCTACTACGTAATTGGTCTCCCACTTGGATTCCTAATGGGATGGGTTTTCAAATTGAGTGTTAAG GGAATTTGGGGAGGGATGATTTTTGGTGGAACTGCTGTCCAGACGGTGATCTTGGCCATCATAACAATATATTCAGATTGGGATGAGGAG GCTGAGAAAGCACGTGCTCGGCTAGCTAAATGGTCAAGCCCCCACCCTGACGATCAACCAGCAGAGGCTTCAAAGTGA
- the LOC110667211 gene encoding protein DETOXIFICATION 27 isoform X2, producing the protein MANRGTSYFQQDSFLFHEYHHPSLCRTSWRRSARFHIHSQHCYCRLQFWTPGMASALETLCGQAFGAKRYQVLGIYMQRSWIVLFLCCFLLLPVYVFASPILKWLGQPDDVAEETWVVAMWLLPLHFSFAFIFPLQRFLQSQLKNQVIAWVSLAALGINVFTSWLFVYALDFGVIGAAIALDVCWWFMVFALLWYVLYRCPLTWSGFSVEAFSGLWEFVKLSAASGVMLCLENWYYRILILMTGHLKNATLAVDALSICMTINGWEFMIPLAFLAATGVRVANELGAGNGKAAKFATQVSLVESTIIGFIICLIIVIFHNKFALIFTSSSDILEEVDKLSIFLAVTILLNSIQPVLSGVAVGSGWQAMVAYVNLGCYYVIGLPLGFLMGWVFKLSVKGIWGGMIFGGTAVQTVILAIITIYSDWDEEAEKARARLAKWSSPHPDDQPAEASK; encoded by the exons ATGGCAAATCGTGGGACCAGCTATTTTCAGCAGGATAGCTTCCTTTTCCATGAATATCATCACCCAAGCCTTTGCAGGACATCTTGGAGACGTTCAGCTCGCTTCcatatccatagccaacactgtTATTGTCGGCTTCAATTTTGGACTCCTG GAATGGCGAGCGCTTTAGAAACGCTATGTGGACAAGCTTTTGGTGCAAAAAGATACCAGGTGTTGGGCATTTACATGCAAAGGTCATGGATTGTGCTATTCCTGTGCTGTTTTTTGCTTTTGCCAGTTTACGTGTTTGCCAGTCCAATCCTGAAATGGTTAGGCCAGCCTGATGATGTAGCAGAGGAGACATGGGTGGTGGCTATGTGGCTATTACCACTGCACTTCAGCTTTGCGTTTATATTCCCATTGCAAAGGTTCTTGCAGAGCCAGTTAAAGAATCAGGTGATCGCATGGGTTTCTTTGGCTGCCTTAGGGATCAATGTGTTCACGAGTTGGCTCTTTGTTTATGCGCTGGATTTTGGAGTTATTGGTGCTGCTATTGCTTTGGATGTGTGTTGGTGGTTTATGGTATTTGCGCTGCTTTGGTATGTTTTGTATAGGTGTCCTCTTACTTGGTCTGGTTTTTCAGTAGAAGCCTTTTCTGGGTTATGGGAATTTGTCAAACTCTCTGCTGCTTCTGGAGTCATGCTTTG TTTGGAGAATTGGTACTATAGAATACTAATATTGATGACTGGGCACTTGAAAAATGCAACACTAGCTGTGGATGCCTTGTCAATCTG CATGACTATTAATGGATGGGAGTTCATGATCCCTTTGGCCTTCCTTGCAGCTACAGG GGTGAGGGTGGCAAATGAGTTAGGAGCTGGGAATGGCAAAGCGGCCAAGTTTGCAACGCAGGTGTCCTTGGTGGAATCAACTATAATTGGTTTCATCATCTGTCTAATTATCGTGATATTCCACAACAAATTTGCACTAATATTCACATCAAGTAGTGATATTCTTGAAGAGGTGGACAAGCTCTCCATCTTCCTAGCAGTTACCATCCTCCTTAACAGTATCCAGCCAGTTCTATCAG GGGTGGCGGTGGGGTCAGGATGGCAAGCAATGGTTGCTTATGTAAACCTTGGATGCTACTACGTAATTGGTCTCCCACTTGGATTCCTAATGGGATGGGTTTTCAAATTGAGTGTTAAG GGAATTTGGGGAGGGATGATTTTTGGTGGAACTGCTGTCCAGACGGTGATCTTGGCCATCATAACAATATATTCAGATTGGGATGAGGAG GCTGAGAAAGCACGTGCTCGGCTAGCTAAATGGTCAAGCCCCCACCCTGACGATCAACCAGCAGAGGCTTCAAAGTGA
- the LOC110667205 gene encoding putative clathrin assembly protein At4g40080, whose amino-acid sequence MDHRKKLRILIGLLKDKTSIIKATLSTKRISKIKIAVIRATTHDASTPPSDKCIAAVLSLGQGSRPVTCTCIEVLMDRLHSTKNASVALKCLFIMHTIISRGSFILKDQLSVYPSFGGRNFLNLSMFRDESDPERWDLSSWVRWHAAIVEQNLTISRFLGHYLCSSLIATKNKGEEKRVLALLNRDLFDEMDVLVDFVEVVSEFPDSLHLLKNNLIYEIVRLVSEDYRSVQREISIRVMELGERIPSLSYSELTQLLGNLKRSEGCKERLYLLFANRNRNDALWKLVGETRTKAVEMMKEKGETKLLKMGSDSSELTQIRFNSDGRWMGFDSVALTVSAIQ is encoded by the coding sequence ATGGACCATCGCAAGAAACTGAGAATTCTCATTGGCTTGCTCAAGGACAAGACCTCCATTATCAAAGCAACTCTATCAACTAAACGGATCAGTAAAATTAAAATCGCTGTCATCCGCGCCACCACTCATGACGCGTCTACCCCACCTTCCGACAAATGCATCGCCGCCGTCCTCTCCCTTGGCCAGGGCTCCCGCCCTGTTACATGCACATGCATTGAGGTTCTAATGGATCGCCTACATAGCACCAAGAACGCTTCTGTTGCCCTAAAATGTCTCTTcattatgcatactatcatatcaAGAGGCTCGTTTATTCTCAAAGATCAGCTTTCCGTTTACCCTTCTTTTGGTGGCAGGAACTTCCTTAACCTATCAATGTTTCGAGATGAATCAGATCCTGAAAGGTGGGATTTATCTTCTTGGGTTAGATGGCATGCAGCTATAGTAGAGCAGAATTTAACGATTTCAAGATTTCTGGGTCACTACCTGTGTTCTTCTCTCATTGCAACTAAAAATAAGGGCGAGGAAAAGAGAGTTTTGGCACTGTTGAACAGAGATTTATTTGATGAAATGGATGTTCTAGTGGATTTTGTTGAAGTAGTAAGTGAATTTCCTGATTCTTTACATCTTCTAAAGAATAATTTGATCTATGAGATAGTTCGGTTGGTTTCTGAGGATTACAGGTCTGTTCAACGTGAAATCTCAATCAGAGTTATGGAACTCGGGGAGAGAATTCCGAGTTTGAGTTATAGTGAGTTGACTCAGCTTCTGGGTAACTTGAAGAGATCCGAGGGTTGCAAAGAGAGATTGTATTTGTTGTTTGCAAATAGGAATAGGAATGATGCTTTATGGAAATTGGTAGGTGAAACAAGGACGAAAGCTGTAGAGATGATGAAGGAAAAGGGAGAGACGAAGTTGCTGAAAATGGGAAGCGATTCAAGCGAGTTGACTCAGATCCGATTCAATTCTGATGGCAGATGGATGGGTTTTGACTCGGTAGCTTTAACTGTTTCTGCAATACAATGA